One region of Eremothecium gossypii ATCC 10895 chromosome II, complete sequence genomic DNA includes:
- the TTI2 gene encoding Tti2p (Syntenic homolog of Saccharomyces cerevisiae YJR136C (TTI2)), with product MPDNTSSLLHFTTAVEQSPDYTPTDDELLQVCHVFAAGTPISKEELHKAAQYLAYYSMSERVKQSTIDQCIQIFKEIMTDELLDHLIQQLQPMLLRTNNSRTTAAGRFKKETATKLKPQLGFGIENENAVSAWKRSGGLRSIPLFYVVLSVLKHESISSNLWWISPGILNLLDESDDIEKVKLPAVKLLRRFLECTIDVSDAVHFSFAATGLFAVYQPILVGLCHQIPPIIEARQSQIIWNTAYPTILALYRVQYANEGPEYKAELGQIFSELVLQLALPKVSMDHLELTNTLLDYTIQTLELLGAFSVRYLQRSIYVLGEYIVRNPFLTLFPPLVEKTLDTLAKLAEVCPPERVCAHRYDFLACLLITYEKCSTEDVLPDSTLDRIHRLAQLLRAAGCDFARDRVTLLERNPDFERVLDRIEQRYK from the coding sequence ATGCCAGACAACACAAGCTCTCTGCTGCACTTCACAACTGCTGTCGAGCAATCTCCTGATTATACACCTACGGATGATGAATTGTTACAAGTCTGTCATGTATTTGCAGCGGGAACACCTATTTCTAAAGAGGAGCTACATAAGGCAGCACAATACCTGGCCTACTACTCTATGAGCGAGCGGGTGAAACAATCTACAATCGACCAGTGCATACAGATATTCAAGGAGATTATGACAGATGAACTGCTGGACCACCTTATACAACAGCTCCAGCCTATGCTCCTGCGAACTAATAACAGCAGGACAACCGCCGCAGGAAGATTTAAGAAGGAGACCGCAACGAAGTTGAAGCCGCAGCTTGGTTTTGGGATAGAGAATGAGAACGCAGTTAGTGCTTGGAAGAGAAGTGGCGGTCTTCGCAGCATACCCCTCTTCTACGTAGTCCTCAGTGTCCTGAAGCATGAAAGCATTTCTTCGAACCTTTGGTGGATCAGCCCCGGCATTTTGAACTTGCTGGACGAGAGCGACGATATTGAAAAGGTAAAGCTTCCTGCAGTTAAGCTTTTGCGCCGATTCCTTGAATGCACAATTGATGTTTCGGACGCTGTGCACTTCTCCTTCGCAGCGACTGGGCTGTTTGCCGTTTACCAGCCCATCCTTGTGGGGCTCTGTCACCAAATCCCACCGATTATTGAGGCTCGACAGTCCCAAATCATCTGGAACACAGCATACCCGACAATTTTGGCTCTCTATCGCGTACAATATGCCAATGAGGGACCAGAATATAAGGCGGAATTGGGCCAAATCTTCTCTGAACTTGTACTACAGCTTGCGCTGCCTAAGGTCTCCATGGATCATCTGGAGTTGACAAACACGTTGCTAGACTATACAATACAGACATTAGAGCTATTGGGAGCATTTTCGGTGCGTTACTTACAACGTAGCATCTATGTTTTGGGCGAATATATTGTAAGAAATCCGTTCTTGACTCTCTTCCCGCCCCTGGTTGAGAAGACTCTTGATACACTAGCGAAGCTGGCTGAGGTCTGCCCCCCAGAGCGCGTGTGCGCTCACCGTTATGACTTCCTCGCGTGTCTCTTAATTACTTATGAGAAGTGTAGTACAGAGGATGTGCTCCCTGACAGCACGTTGGATCGCATACATCGTTTGGCGCAATTATTGCGTGCTGCCGGGTGTGACTTTGCGCGAGATAGGGTTACGCTCTTGGAACGCAACCCCGACTTCGAACGTGTGCTGGATCGTATTGAGCAGAGATATAAATAG
- a CDS encoding chalcone isomerase domain-containing protein (Syntenic homolog of Saccharomyces cerevisiae YHR198C (AIM18) and YHR199C (AIM46); Tandem gene duplication in Saccharomyces cerevisiae) encodes MLNKRISNLATILRFIALPRARNIIAPQEYIANSVPVAITRRAARNTFVFSVALTPFVLYSAFHNDSAESDFPELVEVYPGVRPFPAVLGPPELPLQTNYKLLGHGVRAVTFLSFKVYALGIYAAVDDLPLIPRTLSAEYLSTLDTEKVDAPAKEQLYKAMQDHEKSRAVVNDLLGKGLRLVAKITPIRNTDFTHLKDGLVKSILNHPAARHEGETLANGLEELRAAFTRRGSVPKDDDLVLELQATGALQLYHRDAKTGQTTTLGKVTEPLIGRYLFSQYLSGKAPLSKDTKDSVTRKIISMV; translated from the coding sequence ATGCTAAACAAACGAATAAGCAACCTAGCTACTATACTTCGCTTCATAGCTCTTCCAAGAGCTAGGAATATCATTGCTCCTCAAGAATATATTGCAAACTCAGTTCCGGTGGCTATTACTCGCAGAGCCGCCAGAAATACGTTTGTATTTTCCGTTGCGCTCACGCCATTCGTTCTTTATTCAGCTTTCCACAACGATTCTGCAGAGTCAGACTTTCCGGAGCTGGTAGAGGTGTATCCGGGCGTGCGCCCGTTCCCAGCGGTATTGGGACCACCGGAATTGCCTCTACAGACAAACTACAAATTGCTAGGCCATGGTGTGCGCGCCGTTACATTCTTATCATTCAAAGTTTATGCATTGGGCATCTATGCTGCTGTGGATGATCTTCCTTTGATCCCCAGGACCTTATCCGCAGAATATTTATCGACTTTGGACACGGAGAAGGTAGATGCTCCCGCCAAGGAACAGCTGTACAAGGCGATGCAGGACCATGAAAAGTCTCGGGCAGTTGTTAATGACCTTTTGGGCAAAGGTCTGAGATTGGTCGCCAAAATTACGCCAATAAGAAATACCGACTTCACGCACTTGAAGGATGGTTTAGTCAAGTCCATACTGAACCACCCTGCAGCAAGACACGAGGGCGAGACGCTAGCTAATGGCCTTGAAGAGCTTAGAGCTGCTTTTACGAGAAGAGGCTCTGTTCCAAAGGACGATGACTTGGTGCTTGAGCTGCAGGCTACAGGTGCGCTTCAGTTGTACCACCGTGATGCCAAAACAGGTCAGACCACTACGTTGGGGAAGGTTACGGAGCCACTAATTGGCCGTTATTTATTTAGCCAGTACCTAAGTGGGAAGGCGCCTTTGAGCAAGGATACCAAGGATTCTGTTACGAGAAAGATCATCAGTATGGTATGA
- the TIM8 gene encoding protein transporter TIM8 (Syntenic homolog of Saccharomyces cerevisiae YJR135W-A (TIM8)), producing the protein MSGISPTELQNLDEPSKKEIMGFLETENSKQKVQMSIHQFTNLCFKNCIHSVQSADLSAQENQCLKDCVNRFLDTNIRIVKGLQSIQ; encoded by the coding sequence ATGTCCGGTATTTCACCAACTGAGTTACAAAACCTGGATGAACCCTCGAAGAAGGAGATCATGGGCTTTCTAGAGACAGAAAACTCTAAGCAGAAAGTGCAAATGTCCATCCACCAATTTACCAACCTTTGCTTTAAGAACTGCATCCATTCTGTGCAGAGCGCTGATCTAAGTGCGCAGGAGAATCAATGCCTGAAGGACTGTGTCAACCGTTTCCTCGACACAAACATTCGGATTGTCAAGGGCCTTCAGAGCATTCAATGA
- the MCM22 gene encoding Mcm22p (Syntenic homolog of Saccharomyces cerevisiae YJR135C (MCM22)) produces MDKDVSRGQEDITNGPLDQDQTGVADPLEQQLRQELENKRFFLEQAERALQNLDIEALEAEGNVNAEAWNKLLETQLFIPERSDPLGIAVAIDGETKAVNSGAGAVLSRQIEELEEMVQDQRKLCDDMQALNSILKKRVNASFVQEEATETPCSSEEVEQIKDSFLSEFLVPDLCRDASDWPATNTAMEDVLRRLVKLDPQLRLTDFAPHCMGLYRMLSKANVIQEIFTDGHDNPYIRLYNLLE; encoded by the coding sequence ATGGACAAGGACGTATCACGTGGCCAGGAGGATATTACAAATGGGCCATTAGACCAGGACCAAACAGGAGTGGCAGACCCACTAGAGCAGCAATTACGGCAGGAGCTTGAGAACAAACGGTTTTTTCTGGAACAGGCGGAGAGAGCCCTGCAGAACCTAGACATAGAAGCACTCGAAGCTGAGGGAAACGTCAATGCGGAGGCATGGAATAAGCTACTGGAGACGCAGTTATTTATTCCCGAACGCTCCGACCCCCTAGGCATCGCAGTCGCGATTGATGGCGAAACGAAGGCTGTGAACTctggcgcaggcgccgTTTTGTCCCGTCAGATCGAAGAATTGGAAGAAATGGTGCAGGATCAGCGAAAATTGTGCGATGACATGCAGGCTCTCAATTCTATTCTGAAGAAGCGAGTGAATGCTTCTTTTGTACAGGAAGAGGCTACTGAGACTCCATGTTCTTCCGAAGAGGTGGAACAGATCAAGGACTCATTTCTGTCCGAGTTTCTGGTGCCCGATCTCTGTCGCGATGCCAGCGACTGGCCAGCGACTAATACAGCTATGGAAGACGTGCTACGACGGCTAGTAAAATTGGACCCCCAACTGCGCCTAACCGATTTTGCACCGCATTGCATGGGTCTGTACCGCATGCTATCAAAGGCCAACGTGATACAGGAAATTTTTACGGATGGGCATGATAACCCTTATATAAGACTATACAACTTGCTTGAGTAA
- the MET5 gene encoding sulfite reductase (NADPH) subunit beta (Syntenic homolog of Saccharomyces cerevisiae YJR137C (MET5)): MLALKENLLSVGSAPDNWGDWTLAAALVRGAADGTVFYTARAKASRPLVAVAAEQQGVHAIRLLAANDPFCAVTAEAGDSVPATVFTDLATVITGAPHLATVKTPIVVHIETLAEEYAAIPGFKDLGSVILVSSSPSQLLRAASTATKLAQASQRPVLHFYTSDLNGFGEVDVGTADGTFDSTIEDAPERILDSLQSRLVSRGTPSTLILNLSAYGEQFAQYLPDDVALYDITVYKPFEFSQVLRELPVSVKNIAVVQGSTGGSKSNGFEPILLDVFSDFNLLVDRGIKNIVVSGIGRLQYFAHTLEKIVSNSRSLSPSTDLYISDVKHAVHSGIAEEFIKKAISLENAYLSVLQQVFEPNLQLLNQFNDSAINSLRPEYGFGKFLQQNRARRQLMKMVERSLDCSLYEYEGPSVVEGLAAWISYNKRALDSSLLKEANILARDVHELLQKNSNSEVAKSILASAPTLDSFSFSSSWLIGSDAWSYDLGNSGVHHAITSRENINILLIDSEPYGSLSKNSARKKDVGLYAMNFGTAYVASVAVYSSYTQLLTAVVEASRFPGPSIVLAYLPYNSEQDSPLTILKETKRAVESGYWPLYRYNPTASNEEDTFKLDSSVLRRQLQEFLDRENKLTLLAKRYPDLSSNIVQSQSDIITAKQQRKSKEAYDQLLQGLSGPPLSVYYASDGGNAASLAKILAKKATTRGLKSFALSMDDIVLEDLPREQNVVFITSTGGQGEFPQDGKAFWEELKSATDLDLASVKFSVFGLGDSQYWPRKEDERYYNKPGKDLYNKLLLFSGQTLIPLGLGDDQDPDGYRTGYEKWESELWAALGVSDIITGEEPKLITNEDIKLASNFLRGTIAEALVDDSTGSIPSTDQQLTKFHGIYMQDDRDIRDVRKAQGLEPYYIFMIRARLPGGIARPEQYLALDKIAASFGNNTIKLTTRATFQLHGVVKRNLKSSIRAMNSTLLDTLAACGDVNRNVMVSALPANARVHEQVANVAAEISEELLPNTTAYHEIWLEGPDRNDASPEWQAIWEGMKSGPKKKVLVGGNALQDIEPIYGPTYLPRKFKVNIAVPPYNDVDVWACDVGLIAIIDETTSNLVGFNVYVGGGMGTTHNNKKTYPRLGSSFGFAPKEDITSVVEKILLVQRDHGDRTNRKHARLKYTIDDMGIDIYRQKVEELWGDKFAPERSYKIESNIDYFGWVKDETGMNHFTAFIENGRIEDSSKLSHKTGLRKVAEYMKQSGSGHFRLTGNQHIVISAIPDQHLDAIKGILKAYKLDNYSFSGLRLASSACVAFPTCGLAMAESERYLPQLISRLEESLEEYGLRHDSVVMRMSGCPNGCSRPWVAEVACVGKAPGTYNLLLGGGYYGQRLNKLYRSSLKEAEILSILRPLFKRWSLEREESEHFGDFLIRVGVIKPTLEGRKFHDDLPDGAI, from the coding sequence ATGCTAGCTCTCAAAGAAAACCTTCTTTCTGTGGGCTCTGCTCCGGATAACTGGGGAGACTGGACGCTGGCCGCGGCGCTcgtgcgcggcgcagccgACGGGACGGTGTTCTACACAGCGCGCGCGAAAGCCAGTCGCCCTCTGGTTGCTGTCGCTGCGGAGCAGCAGGGCGTGCACGCTATACGGCTGTTGGCTGCGAATGACCCTTTTTGTGCGGTGACAGCTGAGGCCGGTGACTCGGTGCCGGCGACGGTTTTCACGGATTTGGCAACAGTGATCACGGGCGCGCCTCATCTTGCGACTGTGAAAACACCGATCGTCGTGCACATCGAGACATTGGCGGAAGAGTACGCGGCCATCCCTGGGTTCAAAGATCTGGGATCTGTGATTCTGGTGTCCAGCAGCCCGTCGCAGCTCCTGCGGGCCGCGTCTACTGCCACCAAGCTTGCGCAGGCATCACAGCGCCCAGTGCTTCACTTTTACACCTCAGATCTCAATGGCTTCGGAGAGGTGGATGTGGGTACTGCGGATGGGACGTTCGATTCCACCATTGAGGATGCGCCGGAGCGGATCTTGGATTCGTTGCAATCGCGGCTAGTTTCGCGCGGTACTCCTTCAACGTTGATATTGAACCTCTCTGCTTATGGCGAGCAGTTCGCTCAATACCTTCCAGATGATGTTGCTCTGTATGATATTACTGTCTACAAACCGTTTGAATTTTCTCAGGTATTGAGGGAGTTGCCAGTCAGCGTTAAGAACATTGCTGTTGTGCAGGGAAGCACGGGTGGCTCTAAAAGCAACGGATTTGAGCCTATACTGTTGGATGTGTTTTCTGACTTCAACCTCCTTGTTGATAGAGGAATAAAGAATATTGTCGTGAGTGGCATCGGCCGGCTGCAATATTTCGCGCATACGCTTGAGAAAATTGTGTCCAACTCACGATCACTCTCCCCTAGCACTGACCTATATATCTCTGATGTTAAACATGCGGTGCACAGTGGCATAGCCGAAGAGTTTATAAAAAAGGCCATCTCGCTAGAAAATGCCTATCTTTCTGTTTTGCAACAAGTATTCGAGCCTAACCTTCAGCTTCTCAACCAATTCAATGATTCGGCGATCAATAGCTTGAGACCAGAATATGGGTTTGGTAAGTTCCTCCAACAGAATCGGGCCCGTCGGCAGTTGATGAAAATGGTTGAACGTTCTCTGGATTGTTCATTGTATGAGTATGAAGGGCCATCTGTTGTTGAGGGTCTCGCAGCGTGGATCTCGTACAACAAAAGGGCACTGGATAGCAGTCTTTTGAAGGAAGCAAATATTTTGGCCAGGGACGTCCATGAGCTTCTACAAAAAAATTCCAACTCTGAGGTTGCAAAATCTATACTTGCTTCGGCACCCACCTTGGATTCCTTTTCGTTCAGTTCTTCTTGGCTGATAGGCTCGGACGCCTGGTCCTATGATTTGGGGAACTCTGGCGTTCATCATGCAATTACCTCGAGAGAGAATATTAATATCCTTCTGATTGACTCCGAGCCATATGGTAGCTTAAGCAAAAATTCAGCGCGCAAAAAGGATGTCGGGCTTTATGCTATGAATTTTGGTACTGCATATGTTGCCTCTGTCGCTGTTTATTCCTCTTATACACAGTTATTGACCGCGGTTGTTGAAGCATCTAGGTTCCCTGGACCGTCCATTGTCCTTGCCTACTTGCCGTATAACTCGGAACAGGACTCGCCGCTCACTATCTTGAAAGAGACAAAGCGTGCTGTGGAATCGGGTTATTGGCCGCTCTATCGGTATAATCCAACTGCTTCCAATGAGGAGGATACTTTTAAATTGGATTCATCAGTCCTGAGACGACAGTTGCAAGAATTCCTTGACCGTGAAAATAAACTGACATTGCTTGCCAAGAGGTACCCAGACCTATCCAGTAACATTGTCCAATCACAGAGTGATATTATTACTGCAAAACAGCAAAGGAAATCCAAAGAAGCCTATGATCAACTCTTGCAAGGTTTATCAGGACCTCCTTTGAGTGTGTATTATGCATCTGATGGTGGGAATGCGGCTTCTTTGGCAAAGATCCTGGCCAAAaaagcgacgaccagaggTTTAAAGTCTTTTGCCCTTTCAATGGACGATATTGTTTTAGAAGATCTCCCTCGTGAACAAAATGTTGTATTTATTACATCAACAGGGGGGCAGGGTGAATTCCCTCAGGATGGCAAAGCATTTTGGGAAGAATTAAAAAGTGCTACCGATTTGGACCTTGCCTCTGTGAAATTTTCGGTGTTTGGGCTGGGTGATTCACAATACTGGCCACGCAAAGAAGATGAAAGGTACTATAATAAACCAGGGAAAGACCTCTATAATAAGCTTCTGTTATTTTCCGGACAAACACTGATTCCGTTAGGTTTGGGTGATGACCAAGATCCAGATGGCTACAGAACGGGGTATGAAAAATGGGAATCTGAACTGTGGGCAGCTCTTGGTGTTTCCGACATTATCACCGGAGAAGAGCCTAAACTAATTACGAACGAGGATATCAAACTTGCTTCGAATTTTCTCCGGGGCACCATTGCCGAAGCTTTAGTGGATGACTCGACGGGTAGTATTCCTTCTACTGACCAGCAATTGACCAAGTTCCATGGAATTTATATGCAAGATGACCGTGATATCAGGGATGTCAGGAAAGCGCAAGGCTTGGAACCGTACTACATATTTATGATTAGAGCGCGGCTCCCTGGTGGAATTGCAAGACCAGAACAGTATCTAGCACTTGACAAAATTGCTGCTAGTTTTGGTAATAACACTATTAAGTTGACCACAAGGGCCACTTTCCAACTGCATGGTGTCGTAAAACGCAATTTAAAGTCTAGCATTAGAGCTATGAATTCCACTTTGTTAGATACGCTTGCTGCATGTGGTGACGTGAACAGGAATGTCATGGTCAGTGCATTGCCTGCAAATGCGCGGGTACATGAACAGGTCGCCAACGTAGCTGCTGAAATCTCGGAGGAACTGTTACCCAATACCACTGCCTATCATGAGATCTGGTTGGAAGGTCCAGATCGCAACGATGCAAGTCCTGAATGGCAAGCAATATGGGAAGGAATGAAATCAGGTCCGAAGAAGAAGGTGTTGGTAGGTGGAAACGCGCTCCAGGATATTGAACCCATTTATGGTCCAACGTACCTTCCACGGAAATTTAAGGTGAATATTGCAGTGCCACCTTATAATGATGTGGATGTATGGGCCTGTGATGTGGGCCTAATCGCCATTATAGATGAAACCACCAGTAATTTGGTAGGCTTCAACGTCTATGTTGGCGGTGGTATGGGCACAACTCATAATAACAAAAAGACTTATCCTAGGTTAGGGTCATCCTTCGGTTTTGCTCCGAAGGAGGATATCACTAGCGTTGTGGAGAAAATCCTCCTGGTTCAGAGAGATCATGGTGATCGGACGAATCGTAAGCATGCTAGACTCAAATACACGATAGATGACATGGGTATTGACATTTATCGCCAAAAAGTAGAAGAGCTCTGGGGGGACAAGTTTGCCCCGGAGAGGAGTTACAAAATAGAATCCAATATCGACTACTTTGGCTGGGTTAAGGACGAGACAGGGATGAACCACTTTACAGCCTTCATTGAAAACGGTAGAATTGAGGACTCTTCTAAGCTCTCCCACAAAACTGGACTCAGGAAGGTTGCGGAGTATATGAAACAGAGCGGAAGTGGCCATTTCAGACTAACCGGTAACCAGCACATTGTTATTTCGGCTATACCAGACCAGCACCTGGACGCAATCAAGGGCATTCTAAAGGCATATAAGCTCGATAACTACAGTTTCAGTGGGCTCCGTTTGGCATCATCTGCATGCGTTGCCTTCCCGACATGTGGTTTGGCAATGGCAGAATCTGAACGCTATCTGCCCCAGTTGATCAGTAGACTGGAAGAATCCCTAGAAGAATACGGGTTACGGCACGACTCCGTGGTGATGCGGATGTCAGGTTGCCCGAACGGCTGCTCTAGGCCATGGGTTGCAGAGGTGGCCTGTGTCGGCAAAGCGCCTGGCACTTACAATCTTCTGTTGGGAGGTGGATATTACGGTCAGCGTTTGAACAAATTATACCGCTCATCATTAAAAGAGGCCGAAATATTAAGCATTCTACGCCCACTATTCAAGAGGTGGTCCCTCGAGCGTGAGGAGTCAGAACATTTTGGTGACTTCCTAATCAGGGTCGGCGTGATTAAGCCCACTTTGGAAGGTAGAAAGTTCCACGATGACCTACCCGACGGCGCAATTTGA